From the Tetrapisispora phaffii CBS 4417 chromosome 10, complete genome genome, one window contains:
- the SEY1 gene encoding dynamin-like GTPase SEY1 (similar to Saccharomyces cerevisiae SEY1 (YOR165W); ancestral locus Anc_6.56) has product MTSLKNDAIQLINEDKEFNEGTISYFNKCIDHRNVGMDYHVISVFGSQSSGKSTLLNILFNTKFDTMDAQVKRQQTTKGIWVSHTQQVSTTKEISETNSKDLFILDIEGSDGQERGEDQDFERKAALFAIAVSEVLIVNMWEQQIGLYQGNNMGLLKTVFEVNLSLFGKNKDDHKVLLLFVIRDHVGVTPISSLKETVSQELENLWNSLSKPVGSEDTKISDYFDLEFAGLSHKLLQQDKFEEDVRKLGDHFVQTEGHEDDCYFKKEYHHNLPLDGWTLYANNCWELIEHNKDLDLPTQQILVARFKTDDIATESLKLLESNYNDVVPADIKDKTYLISSLQELKSQCLDMYDGQASKYAKKVYLQRREDLVQQIDERFSKPIRSFLNFFTNELIDSMKQNVTENTKKEHSFIKRLDSEVENAQTTFTAVLLEFNKSDLLSDKLVEEMNKNFDEVIDETTAYLRSIAIEDLIKKSNKLISNKVKDQSIALLSHPETNVWDIILEKFNATFDDILKSYRSDGDDDEVEKYDFKLSLTKEHNDKIFKEIRVSAWNALYDAVHNYLKEDTIANIIRDRFENKFRFDEDDSPRLWKSEEEIDSAFRVAREHAMEIFNVLTLMSTSDKVEIIPDVELKDESTLDEDELAEYHSFKFAHILNDTSKEKAQKQIRRQINIAVLDAKRSMIQTTTHIPVWVYVLLLVLGWGKLMAIVRNPLSLTLGLLAIVSFYFVHKFDLWNPVMNVAQTVVGEAADTVKLKLREFVLDDDEKNPKKQSAAKHSE; this is encoded by the coding sequence ATGACCAGCCTTAAAAATGATGCTATTCAACTAATTAATGAGGATAAAGAGTTCAATGAAGGTACTatttcatatttcaataaatgtATTGATCATCGTAACGTGGGGATGGACTACCATGTCATTTCGGTTTTTGGTTCTCAATCAAGTGGTAAGTCGACACTGTTAAATATCTTATTTAATACAAAGTTTGATACAATGGATGCTCAAGTTAAGAGACAACAGACGACAAAAGGTATATGGGTTTCTCATACTCAACAGGTCAGTACTACCAAGGAAATTTCTGAGACTAATTCTAAAGATCTATTCATTTTAGATATCGAGGGGTCAGATGGTCAAGAAAGAGGTGAAGATCAAGATTTTGAACGTAAGGCAGCTCTATTTGCCATTGCTGTATCGGAAGTGTTGATTGTTAACATGTGGGAACAACAAATCGGTTTATACCAAGGTAATAACATGGGTTTATTGAAGACTGTTTTTGAAGTAAACTTATCATTATTTGGTAAAAACAAAGATGATCATAAAGTGTTACTGTTGTTTGTCATTAGAGACCACGTTGGTGTGACTCCTATTTCTAGTTTAAAGGAAACTGTCTCTCAAGAATTAGAGAATTTATGGAACTCATTAAGCAAACCTGTTGGTAGTGAAGACACAAAAATTAGTGACTATTTTGACTTAGAGTTTGCTGGTCTGAGTCATAAACTATTACAACAAGATAAATTCGAAGAAGATGTGAGAAAATTAGGCGATCATTTCGTTCAAACTGAAGGTCATGAAGACGATtgttatttcaaaaaagaatatcATCATAACTTACCTTTGGATGGCTGGACCCTATATGCCAATAACTGTTGGGAATTAATTGAACATAATAAAGATTTAGATTTGCCAACTCAACAAATATTAGTAGCAAGATTCAAAACCGATGACATTGCTACTGAAAgcttaaaattattagagaGTAATTACAATGATGTAGTTCCTGCTGATATAAAGGATAAAACTTATTTAATTAGTTCATTACAAGAGTTAAAAAGTCAATGCCTGGACATGTACGATGGACAGGCATCAAAATATGCAAAGAAGGTTTATTTACAAAGAAGAGAGGATTTAGTTCAACAAATTGATGAACGATTTTCGAAGCCCATTAGAAGTTTCTTAAATTTCTTCACAAATGAGTTAATAGATTCGATGAAGCAAAATGTCACAGAAAATACTAAAAAGGAACActcttttattaaaaggTTAGATTCTGAGGTAGAGAATGCACAAACTACTTTTACTGCTGTTTTATTggaatttaataaaagcGACTTATTAAGTGATAAATTAGTTGAAgaaatgaacaaaaattttgatgaagTTATTGATGAAACAACGGCTTACTTGCGTTCTATTGCTattgaagatttaattaaaaaatccaATAAGCTCATATCTAACAAAGTAAAAGACCAATCAATTGCTTTGCTATCTCATCCGGAAACAAACGTTTGGGATATTATATTAGAGAAATTTAACGCAACATTTGACGacattttaaaatcatataGATCAGACGGTGATGATGACGAAGTAGAAAAATACGACTTTAAATTAAGTTTGACTAAAGAacataatgataaaatctTCAAAGAAATTCGTGTTTCTGCATGGAATGCATTATATGATGCAGTGCATAATTATCTAAAAGAAGATACTATTGCTAATATTATAAGGGAtagatttgaaaataaatttagatTTGACGAAGACGACTCTCCAAGACTTTGGAAAAgcgaagaagaaattgacTCTGCCTTCAGAGTGGCTAGGGAGCATGCAATGGAAATTTTCAATGTGTTGACTTTAATGTCTACGTCTGACAAAGTTGAAATCATTCCTGATGTAGAATTAAAGGATGAAAGCACCTTAGATGAAGATGAGTTAGCTGAATATCATTCCTTCAAATTTGCACACATTTTGAATGATACTAGCAAAGAAAAAGCCCAAAAACAGATTAGAAGACAGATTAACATAGCTGTATTAGATGCTAAGAGGTCAATGATCCAAACAACGACGCATATTCCAGTATGGGTGTAtgttcttttattagttcTTGGTTGGGGCAAATTAATGGCCATCGTGCGTAATCCATTATCATTGACATTAGGTTTATTAGCCATCGTGTCATTCTACTTTGTACATAAATTTGATCTATGGAATCCTGTTATGAATGTAGCTCAGACAGTAGTTGGTGAAGCCGCAGACACTGTCAAGTTAAAGCTAAGAGAATTTGTTTTGGATGACGATGAGAAAAATCCAAAAAAACAATCTGCTGCTAAGCATTCTGAATGA
- the GET4 gene encoding protein GET4 (similar to Saccharomyces cerevisiae YOR164C; ancestral locus Anc_6.57) yields MSSNAKLTKTLQRFETRIAAGDYYEAHQTLRTIANRFVRAKAYGDAIDLITEGALSFLKVKQGGSGTDLIFYLLEVYDVAEIKADDTSVSRLVQILVNVDVSEPNIKDVIVGMNNWSVKFGDCKFGDPYLHSVMGKKLLESDQYVYEAERYLLLGTDDSLQKYIELMWDWLLQEYESNGSTGNPNVSAYFSRLILNYLFISNISFAYEAKEKFLTFYINKFSPKYEKVDKNGFIMYLFEDYKDLNFLQLLLLVCQTKNKELFLSLKRFYSEESSKYASELAFLGQEYFNIVAPKQSNFLQDMMSGFLGGSL; encoded by the coding sequence ATGTCATCAAACGCTAAGTTAACTAAAACATTACAAAGATTCGAAACTAGAATTGCAGCTGGAGATTATTATGAAGCTCATCAAACTCTTAGGACAATTGCAAACAGATTTGTGAGGGCAAAAGCTTACGGTGATGCTATTGATTTGATTACTGAAGGTgctttatcatttttaaaagttaaGCAAGGTGGTTCTGGTACtgatttgattttttactTACTAGAAGTGTATGATGTTGCAGAAATTAAAGCTGATGATACTTCCGTCTCTAGATTAGTGCAGATATTGGTGAACGTTGATGTTTCCGAACCAAACATCAAAGATGTGATTGTCGGAATGAACAATTGGTCTGTCAAATTTGGAGATTGTAAATTTGGTGACCCATATCTGCATAGTGTCATGGGCAAGAAACTACTAGAAAGTGATCAATATGTATATGAAGCCGAGAGATATTTGTTACTTGGTACAGATGATtcattacaaaaatatattgaattaatGTGGGATTGGTTATTACAAGAATATGAATCCAATGGATCAACAGGAAATCCAAACGTCAGTGCCTACTTTAGTAGACTAATATTAAACTATCTGTTCATTTCAAACATATCATTTGCTTATGAAGCCAAGGAGAAGTTCTTGACGTTTTATATCAACAAATTTTCTCCAAAGTACGAAAAAGTAGACAAAAATGGATTCATTATGTACCTTTTCGAAGACTATAAAGACTTGAACTTCTTACAATTATTACTTCTTGTCTGTcaaactaaaaataaagaactATTTTTAAGTTTAAAACGCTTCTATTCAGAAGAATCCAGCAAATATGCATCCGAGCTTGCATTTTTAGGTCAAGAGTACTTCAATATTGTTGCACCAAAACAATCAAACTTCTTACAAGATATGATGTCCGGTTTCTTAGGTGGTAGTTTATAG
- the DDP1 gene encoding polyphosphatase DDP1 (similar to Saccharomyces cerevisiae DDP1 (YOR163W); ancestral locus Anc_6.58) has protein sequence MKFSAVDTARVGRANQVYSPSTGARIVAGCVCLTKDKTQVLMISSSADKNKWILPKGGVEKDESSPEVAAQRETWEEAGCLGEIIKGLGVVEDMRPPKEWNQDIAAFENAKSDAEINRHPPRSEFHFYEMEIRELADKYPEASKRKRSFFNYEEAKSNLIKAKRAELVAALERSSILRG, from the coding sequence ATGAAATTTTCGGCTGTGGATACTGCAAGAGTCGGGAGAGCCAACCAGGTATACTCCCCGTCGACGGGTGCTAGAATAGTTGCAGGGTGTGTCTGCTTGACAAAGGATAAGACACAAGTTTTGATGATTTCTTCGTCTGCTGATAAAAACAAATGGATTCTTCCCAAGGGAGGTGTCGAGAAAGATGAAAGTTCACCTGAGGTAGCTGCTCAACGTGAGACATGGGAAGAAGCTGGATGTCTCGGTGAAATTATCAAGGGACTGGGCGTTGTGGAGGATATGAGACCCCCAAAGGAATGGAATCAAGATATAGCGGCATTTGAGAACGCTAAATCTGATGCAGAGATAAATAGACATCCTCCAAGATCGGAGTTCCATTTCTATGAGATGGAAATACGTGAATTAGCAGACAAGTACCCTGAAGCGTCGAAAAGAAAACGAAGCTTCTTTAACTATGAGGAAGCAAAGTCTAATCTGATAAAGGCAAAAAGAGCAGAGCTAGTTGCAGCTTTAGAACGTTCAAGTATTTTAAGAGGCTGA
- the NIT3 gene encoding putative hydrolase (similar to Saccharomyces cerevisiae NIT3 (YLR351C); ancestral locus Anc_4.183), giving the protein MSQILKQKIKVALIQLAGSSADKLANLDRAKTFVEKALLEQPDTKLVVLPECFNSPYAVDKFREYSEILSSESTSVKVLSELARRFKIYLVGGSIPELDPQTDKIYNTALVFDEAGKLIDTHRKAHLFDVAIPNGITFQESATLSGGEKSTTVDTKYGKIGVGICYDMRFPELAMISARKDAFAMIYPSAFNTVTGPMHWHLLARSRAIDNQLYVILCSPARNMESAYKAYGHSLVVNPRGDIIAEAGEGEEIIYAELDPEDIAAFREAVPVTKQRRFDIYSDISK; this is encoded by the coding sequence ATGTCACAAATTCTAAAGCAAAAGATTAAAGTTGCATTGATCCAGCTGGCTGGCTCGAGTGCAGATAAGTTGGCTAATTTGGATAGGGCCAAGACGTTTGTAGAGAAGGCTTTGCTCGAACAGCCAGATACTAAGTTGGTTGTGTTGCCTGAATGTTTCAACTCTCCGTATGCAGTTGATAAGTTTAGAGAGTATTCGGAAATACTTTCGAGTGAGTCGACCTCTGTGAAAGTATTATCGGAACTTGCAAGAAGATTCAAGATATATTTGGTGGGTGGTTCTATCCCTGAACTTGACCCGCAGACTGATAAGATCTATAATACTGCTCTTGTGTTCGACGAGGCCGGCAAACTGATTGATACCCATAGAAAAGCCCATTTATTCGACGTTGCTATTCCAAATGGAATCACATTTCAGGAGAGTGCAACTTTAAGTGGCGGAGAAAAATCTACTACAGTGGATACAAAATATGGTAAGATCGGTGTTGGGATTTGCTATGACATGAGATTTCCGGAATTAGCAATGATCAGTGCCCGCAAAGATGCATTTGCCATGATTTATCCAAGCGCTTTCAACACGGTCACAGGTCCTATGCATTGGCATCTGTTAGCTAGATCGAGAGCCATCGACAACCAACTGTACGTCATTTTATGTTCGCCAGCAAGGAACATGGAGAGTGCTTATAAAGCATATGGCCACTCACTAGTGGTGAACCCTCGTGGTGACATCATTGCAGAAGCTGGAGAAGGGGAAGAAATCATCTATGCTGAATTGGACCCTGAAGACATTGCTGCATTCAGAGAAGCTGTTCCCGTCACTAAGCAGAGACGGTTCGATATTTACTCGGATATCAGTAAATAA
- the KSS1 gene encoding mitogen-activated serine/threonine-protein kinase KSS1 (similar to Saccharomyces cerevisiae KSS1 (YGR040W); ancestral locus Anc_4.184), whose product MSRTITFDIPTYYQLVDLIGEGAYGIVCSAVHKPSKTKVAIKKIQPFSKKLFITRTLRELKLMRYFNNHENIISVLDKVKPVSFDKLNAVYIVQELMETDLHKVVTNNNLKNTSLSDDHIQYFIYQILRALKSIHSAQVIHRDLKPSNILLNSNCDLKICDFGLSRCLASSNNSKATLVGFMTEYVATRWYRAPEIMLTFQEYTTAMDIWSCGCILAEMVSGKPLFPGRDYHHQLWLILDVLGTQSYEDFVQIKSKRAKEYISSLPYSNKMSWDKILGKDMDSLNPQMLDLLDKMLTFNPNKRISAEEALEHPYMATYHDPNDEPTYEPLNQENDSFWKLDNDMKNVSYEDENEELSMESLKQMLYAELLTPLD is encoded by the coding sequence ATGTCCCGTACTATTACTTTTGATATTCCTACTTATTACCAGTTGGTAGATCTTATTGGTGAAGGTGCATACGGGATTGTATGCTCTGCTGTCCATAAGCCTTCTAAGACCAAAGTGGCAATCAAGAAAATACAGCCGTTCAGTAAGAAACTGTTCATTACCAGGACGTTACGTGAATTGAAGTTAATgagatatttcaataaccatgaaaatattattagcGTCTTAGATAAAGTTAAACCAGTGagttttgataaattgaatgCAGTTTATATTGTGCAAGAGTTAATGGAAACTGATTTACATAAAGTTGTAACGAATAACAATCTGAAAAATACTTCATTAAGTGATGATCATATCCAGTATTTCATATATCAGATATTACGTGCTTTAAAATCTATTCATAGTGCACAGGTAATACACAGAGATTTGAAACCTTCAAATATACTATTAAACTCCAATTgtgatttgaaaatttgTGATTTTGGATTATCTAGGTGTTTGGCAAGTAGTAACAATTCAAAAGCAACCTTAGTTGGGTTCATGACAGAATATGTAGCAACAAGATGGTATCGTGCTCCAGAAATCATGCTAACTTTCCAAGAATATACCACTGCAATGGATATATGGTCATGTGGTTGTATACTAGCAGAAATGGTTTCGGGGAAGCCTTTGTTTCCCGGAAGAGACTACCATCATCAACTTTGGTTGATATTGGATGTCCTAGGGACACAATCATATGAAGATTTTGTACAGATAAAATCAAAACGGGCgaaagaatatatatcaagCTTACCATATAGCAACAAAATGTCATGGGATAAAATTTTGGGGAAAGATATGGATTCATTAAATCCACAAATGTTAGATCTTCTGGATAAGATGTTAACGTTCAACCCAAACAAAAGAATATCTGCAGAGGAAGCATTAGAACATCCATATATGGCAACTTACCATGATCCAAATGATGAACCAACATACGAACCATTGAATCAAGAGAATGATTCGTTTTGGAAATTGGACAATGACATGAAAAATGTATCTtatgaagatgaaaatgaagagtTATCAATGGAATCATTGAAACAAATGCTATATGCAGAACTTCTCACTCCACTagattga
- the LUG1 gene encoding Lug1p (similar to Saccharomyces cerevisiae YLR352W; ancestral locus Anc_4.185), translating to MTTIPPEIIYQILTYQFRDYMNNDHPNSPEKFNENLRMFLRSNLTVNKYFYHICKILIYRYCNFTTAKRFNSILNTFKQNELIRNIIEVADFQELTSIGLGRTGEMNKLIKNLTNETLFEFLDLTKSTLREFLACEHIQGDLDCNIIYMLLKPGTVLSVLDFCGCSGAAFTEAFIKGLDKLYEDKKGIDNAEPIETNYQLSCLGLNDCTDLPPIVISRTIRLFPELQKLDLSHTSISDDTIRNFPHFRNLTHLSFAMCSKVSTRVLLEFFAHHPAVSDENNLSTLEWLNVRVSPHASSWTEVHTMFLLKKLCRFGHNKTLQYLNIGGFPIHESDNMEIIKTRYYYKCQDTLRFIKWNFLKLRSLSLKDNNIPIETLCKFLSIESMKEDDLITEYEMGGLTMNNKISKESKTFFSQKLKYLNISNNSFINKWTIQNSNLFTSSPYLQALEVSFEAWRVVESLNEKHELTAYIYANPDSNIKDIAAVKEVKWKCYLDSSYGRRYWLYKADPYLNRGDLDSVSNIIRYDQQGNKIVDIVKQPDFLKYAQAKIMLGCGLAPLSGVRRRKCYRDSKPPISHFLSRNGGISFGQRAEPIRTPRLPPGGWRMVGNDGRHTELANIGERQERTIRTIGEITPSTNHHPREEPLIPRPGLLRTANTAGLYWDRSMQDIHALSIDPGVQEIEMGNSSELTVGDMLHSNLADEIEENDEDYLLDPSLQRRRSHLHLMRSYFSHSNLDLSGTGNLETQQLHKKQLKPRNAKNLNYDHPDSYVYDKEDSEITKRYRMHFEQVNEYQVFGSIERGMYRYYSLKT from the coding sequence ATGACGACTATTCCCCCAGAGattatatatcaaatattgacCTATCAGTTTAGGGACTACATGAATAATGACCATCCAAATAGTCCTGAGAAGTTCAATGAGAACTTGAGGATGTTTTTGAGGAGCAATCTAACggttaataaatatttttatcatatCTGCAAGATCTTAATCTATCGTTATTGTAATTTTACCACTGCAAAACGATTCAATAGCATTTTAAATACTtttaaacaaaatgaaCTGATAAGGAATATTATAGAAGTAGCAGATTTTCAAGAATTGACATCTATTGGATTAGGTCGTACTGGTGAAATGAACAAATTGATTAAGAATCTAACGAATGAAactttatttgaatttttggATTTGACTAAATCTACTTTAAGGGAATTTTTGGCATGTGAGCATATACAAGGAGATTTAGattgtaatattatttacatgTTGTTGAAACCTGGAACAGTTTTGAGTGTACTTGACTTCTGTGGATGTTCAGGTGCTGCATTCACAGAAGCTTTTATCAAAGGCTTAGATAAATTATACGAAGATAAGAAAGGAATAGATAATGCAGAGCCAATTGAGACtaattatcaattatcTTGCTTAGGTTTAAATGATTGTACAGATTTACCACCTATTGTCATATCAAGAACGATTAGATTATTTCCAGAACTTCAAAAACTTGATTTATCCCATACATCCATAAGTGATGATACTATAAGAAACTTTCCTCATTTTAGGAATTTGACCCATTTATCTTTTGCAATGTGTTCAAAAGTTAGTACCAGAGTACTATTGGAGTTTTTTGCTCACCACCCTGCAGTTTctgatgaaaataatctGAGTACACTGGAGTGGTTAAATGTAAGAGTTTCTCCTCATGCATCATCTTGGACAGAAGTGCATACTATGTTTTTGTTAAAGAAACTATGCAGATTTGGACATAATAAAACTTtgcaatatttaaatattggaGGATTCCCAATCCATGAATCTGATAACAtggaaattattaaaacaagatattattataaatgcCAAGACACACTACGATTTATCAAGTGGAATTTCCTGAAGCTAAGGAGCTTAAGCttaaaagataataatattccaaTAGAAACATTATGTAAATTTTTGTCTATTGAATCAATGAAGGAAGATGACTTAATTACTGAATATGAAATGGGAGGGCTTACgatgaataataaaatatcaaaagagtcaaaaacatttttttctcaGAAgctaaaatatttgaacaTATCAAACAACTCatttattaacaaatgGACCATTCaaaattctaatttatttaccAGTTCTCCATATTTACAAGCATTAGAGGTTTCATTTGAGGCATGGCGTGTTGTAGAAAGTTTGAATGAAAAACATGAATTAActgcatatatatatgctaATCCAGATTCGAATATTAAAGACATTGCTGCAGTGAAAGAAGTCAAATGGAAATGTTATTTAGATTCATCATATGGTAGAAGATATTGGTTATATAAAGCAGATCCATATTTAAATCGTGGGGATCTGGATTCAGTTAGTAATATAATACGATATGATCAGCAAGGGAATAAAATAGTGGATATTGTTAAACAGCCCGATTTTCTTAAATATGCCCAGGCCAAAATAATGTTAGGTTGTGGATTAGCACCTCTGAGCGGAgtaagaagaagaaaatgttACAGAGATTCCAAACCACCAATTTCACATTTTCTGTCGAGAAACGGTGGCATATCTTTTGGTCAAAGGGCAGAACCCATCAGAACACCAAGATTACCTCCAGGTGGCTGGAGAATGGTTGGAAATGATGGCCGTCATACTGAACTAGCAAACATCGGAGAACGTCAGGAAAGAACCATACGCACAATAGGCGAAATTACTCCAAGTACTAATCACCACCCAAGAGAAGAACCATTAATTCCACGACCAGGTCTACTGAGAACAGCGAATACAGCTGGTTTGTATTGGGATAGATCTATGCAAGACATCCATGCATTGAGCATAGATCCCGGTGTCCAGGAAATTGAGATGGGAAATTCCAGTGAACTGACTGTAGGAGACATGTTGCATTCGAATTTAGCTGAcgaaattgaagaaaatgatgaagacTATTTACTGGACCCAAGTTTACAAAGACGTAGATCTCACTTACATTTGATGAGGTCTTATTTCTCTCACAGCAACCTTGATCTAAGCGGAACTGGAAACCTAGAAACACAACAACTGCataaaaaacaattgaaaccAAGAAATGCAAAAAACCTCAATTATGACCATCCAGATAGTTACGTGtatgataaagaagattctgaaattacaaaaagatACAGGATGCATTTCGAACAAGTCAACGAATATCAGGTGTTCGGTTCGATCGAACGTGGTATGTACAGATATTATAGTCTGAAaacataa
- the TPHA0J00650 gene encoding uncharacterized protein (similar to Saccharomyces cerevisiae BUD9 (YGR041W) and BUD8 (YLR353W); ancestral locus Anc_4.186), with product MSDESNDSNDHSGSTSEYFPDYTKDKYKSRDSFLLENITGDNDYPIEESANRPYSGVGAESAFTTYLQDKRYSDILSSYSEGDMEASMGKLGDLRSKPSIIHNSNNDSGSGPRSIYFSASSDNNSKSHNVSSDSSIDITTRAKKTSWGRSSTGTVSTSMLLNFEKSDSTADRSSSQNNSSGTPASPNSYKRTSSFYPPVTEENSTYNSKRMVKYIYDKSRNSVNSRSNASVNTGTLFVGNRDNHNPDIEDAVKQLQSEMGVENPTPNPFVNNPFSPTEYKIKKRVSITGTDSANSSIRSQRLRHGKSLIGDRLISDGCIESVNVQPSATIPALRSFSVSNAYNATPPIKFSNSQTELLSDSNDINTKQLQSRLQRTKKENTTQETNTNVLPVNESFTNRQSKINVNSTTNKDIPHKPETAFVGYNVEQFSDNQIDTLVSNMNNFRNMRFDRHDKYKGEEFGIPDQRISSSSISSFDSENAGFRDIYSIGRLFLLLLICIVLPPLFFMIYVGKRAGVSDYRLMRLIMNSKHRIGLLKGYVWDIDVAWIRTTSLVLGIIEICIVFAMIGVGFGVGTRNE from the coding sequence ATGTCTGATGAGTCAAATGATTCGAATGACCATTCAGGGAGTACATCCGAGTACTTTCCAGATTACACtaaagataaatataaaagcCGGGACTCTTTTTTACTCGAGAATATAACTGGAGATAATGATTATCCTATCGAGGAATCTGCAAATAGACCTTATTCAGGTGTAGGAGCTGAATCAGCATTTACTACTTACCTGCAAGATAAGCGATACTCTGATATTTTGAGCTCTTATTCAGAGGGCGATATGGAAGCCAGCATGGGGAAACTCGGTGATCTGAGGAGCAAACCATCAATAATccataattcaaataatgattctGGATCAGGACCACgttctatttatttttcagcATCTTCTGATAATAACAGTAAATCTCATAATGTAAGTAGTGATTCTAGTATAGATATAACTACTAGAGCTAAGAAGACATCATGGGGGAGAAGTAGTACCGGTACGGTATCAACATCTatgttattgaattttgaaaagagTGACAGTACAGCAGATCGTAGTAGTAGTCAAAATAATTCTAGTGGTACTCCTGCTTCTCCGAATTCATATAAGAGGACATCATCGTTTTACCCACCTGTTACTGAAGAAAACAGTACATATAATTCTAAAAGAATGGTGAAATACATATATGATAAGAGTCGCAATTCTGTTAACAGCAGATCCAATGCTTCAGTAAACACAGGTACCTTATTTGTAGGTAATAGGGATAATCACAATCCTGATATAGAGGATGCGGTAAAACAGTTACAATCTGAGATGGGTGTTGAGAATCCTACTCCTAATCCATTTGTAAATAATCCATTTTCGCCAActgaatataaaatcaaaaagaGAGTTTCTATAACCGGAACTGATTCAGCGAATTCATCTATAAGATCACAGAGATTACGACATGGGAAGTCACTAATAGGTGATCGTTTAATATCAGATGGATGTATCGAATCTGTAAATGTACAACCTAGTGCAACGATACCTGCCTTAAGATCATTTAGTGTTTCCAATGCCTATAATGCCACACCACcaataaaattttctaaCTCTCAAactgaattattatcagACTCTAATGACATAAATACAAAACAACTACAATCACGACTCCAAAGGACGAAAAAAGAGAATACAACTCAAGAAACGAATACCAATGTTCTTCCGGTAAACGAGAGTTTCACTAATAGACAATCTAAGATAAATGTAAATTCAACTacaaataaagatattcCTCATAAACCAGAAACTGCATTTGTGGGATACAACGTAGAACAGTTCAGTGACAATCAAATTGATACGTTAGTGAGCAATATGAATAACTTCAGGAATATGCGGTTTGATAGACATGATAAATACAAAGGTGAAGAATTTGGAATACCTGATCAGCGAATCAGTAGTAGTTCCATCTCTTCATTTGATTCTGAAAACGCCGGATTTCGAGATATATACAGCATCGGTAgattatttcttttattgcTTATCTGCATTGTACTTCCTCCTTTATTCTTTATGATATATGTTGGTAAAAGAGCCGGTGTCTCTGACTATAGGTTAATGAGATTGATTATGAATTCTAAACATAGAATAGGTTTATTGAAGGGGTACGTCTGGGACATCGACGTCGCATGGATAAGGACTACAAGTCTCGTGTTAGgaataattgaaatttgtATTGTCTTCGCGATGATAGGTGTTGGGTTTGGGGTGGGAACTAGGAATGAATGA